Within bacterium, the genomic segment ACCGGAAGGCTGCCTTGTCTATCGTGCCGTCGAGTGCGTGTGCATCAGTCATCGCTCTCTCACTTTCATCGTCAATTCTCCTGGCCATACCGGGCGTCAATGAATGCGAGCGCGGCATCGCGCACGGCATCGGCGTCGTCCGCCCAGCGACGGCCGCTGCCCACGAACAAAGTCGCCCCCTCCAACAACGACATCAGTGCGAGCGCTTCTGCACGGGGTGCCGTACTTCCCATGTCGACGAGGCATTTCTCGAGCTTGTCCAGGTACTCCACGTAGATGTCGTCCAGCAACGCTTCCATCACCGGCTCGACCTGCGCCATCGCCCACAGTTGAGGGAACAGCCGATCGGCCTGTAACACGGAACCGGGCGCATCTTCGGCGAGGAACCGCACGATGTCCCGAAGACAGGGCGCCTCCACACCGGGTTTCAGTACCTCGAACGAGACTCGATACGTCTCCGAGATAAATGCGGCCAGCGCGCGAAGCATGTCTTCCCAGGTGCGGAAGTGATATTGCAGCGCGCCGAGCTTCATGCCGCTGGCCCGGGCCAACGCCCGCATCGTCAGTTTGCCGTAGCCCTTTGACGCGATGATCCCGATCGCTTCTTCGAGTATCTGTTGCTTGCGATCGCCGACGACGATTCCTTGGTAGGCGCTTGACATGTCAAGTGACATGCTAGAGCCTGTCACCTGACATGTCCAATCCCAGGAGGCCGCGATGGCCGTGCGCGTAACACGCCGAGATTTCCTGAATGGCGTTGCCGTCGGTGCGGGCGCAGTTCTACTGGCACCCGCCGACCTGCTCGCGCAGGTTGGCCCGAGCGCCTCGGGTGAATCATCCGTCTACTACCCGCCAACCCTCACCGGGATGCGGGGCAGCCACCCGGGTTCATTCGAGG encodes:
- a CDS encoding TetR/AcrR family transcriptional regulator encodes the protein MSSAYQGIVVGDRKQQILEEAIGIIASKGYGKLTMRALARASGMKLGALQYHFRTWEDMLRALAAFISETYRVSFEVLKPGVEAPCLRDIVRFLAEDAPGSVLQADRLFPQLWAMAQVEPVMEALLDDIYVEYLDKLEKCLVDMGSTAPRAEALALMSLLEGATLFVGSGRRWADDADAVRDAALAFIDARYGQEN